TACGTAAACAAGTAGCTCTTTTGACCACTCTTTCTGCTACTGCTATACTTCTGTTATTTCTGAATGGAAGCCAGATGGTAATGCGCTTTTTTAGTATAGACATTCCTGTTTTTAAAGTAGCAGGAGGCTTGCTATTGTTACAGACAGCTTTTTCAATGGTAAAAGGTCAGGCTACCCGCCTGGATGAAAGAGACGAAGAAGGGGAAACCTATTTTGAGATTTCTAAAAAACGTTTTAGAAAGGTAATAGTGCCATTGGTAGTGCCTATGCTTTCGGGGCCGGGCACAATTACTACGGTAGTTTTGTACGGTTCACGAGCGAGTAATATGATGGATAATGTAGGTATGTCGGTAATACTGGTAGGTACAATGTTTTTGCTCTTTCTAATATTTGCCTTTTCACATTTTCTGGAAAAAAATATAGATAACCTGGTATTTGTGGTTATGACACGCATACTAGGAATTATTGTAGCAGCTATTGCTATGCAGTTTATGTTAGAGGGCTTGGGAGCAATATTTCCCAACTGGCTGGAAGGGCAGTCTACCTTTGATGATCCTAATTCATATGGTGCAAAAGATAACCCCTAAAAGCCAATAAGTGAAGTAAATAAAAATTTGTAAGAGGTTAAACGGAAGATTAACCTCTTGCTTTGTCTAGTAAGTGATTGAGCTGTGCAGCCTCTTCTTCACTCAGGTTTTTAGCAGCATGCTCATTGAACTCAGAAACATCAATCTTTTCCAGTAGCTTGAGTCCTTCTTCGGTAATGGTGATATCTACCTGTCGGCGGTCGGCAGGGCATTCTTTACGAGTGAGCAAATGTTTAAGCCTTAGCTTCTCTACAATACGTGAGACATTAGACATCTTATCCAGCATACGTTCATTGAGCAACATAACAGATGAGGGGTTAGGGTACTGACCTCGTAATATGCGCAGTACATTGTATTGCTCAGGAGAAAGGTTATACTGTTTTAAAAATGATTTGTTGATGGAGTATACCCAGTTGCCCGTATACATCAGGTTAACGATAACCTTATGATGCTCACTAGCAAACTTTTTTTGTTTGATCTCTTCTTCCAGTTTCATTGACTAAAGATAGTTATTCTATCAAAAACATCATTCTATAAGGCCTACTTCTGCCTTATTCTTTCATGCTATTTACCTCATTGAGGTTAGCTGTTTTATAAAAGTTATAAATCTTTAGAACAATTGCCATAGCTACTGCTGCCTCTGCTGCGGCAACAATGATCACAAAAAGAGAAAAAACCTGTCCCTGAAGCTTGAAAGCATCGTACTGGCTAAAAGCAATTAGGTTAATGTTAGCAGCATTAAAGATCAGCTCTATACCCATAAGCACTACGATAGCATTCTTTTTAACAATAACGATAGCAATGCCAATGCATAACAGTAAAGCACTCAGGATAAAGTAATGTTCCAGTGGAATCATAATGTAGATTTTGTGTAAAACTATAAAATTTTAGCGACTCAGCCATGCTTTAAAGTCAGGAGAACGCTCTACACTTACTACCGCTTCCATTTGGTTTTGAGGCTTGAGGTCCAGCTTTACCCTGCTTTTTGAGTAGGTATGCATTTGCGCTATTGCATCAATATTTACAATGAATTTGCGGTTGATCCTAAAGAATTGCTCAGGGTCTAGCGTGTCTTCCAACTGCTGCATGGTGTAATCCACGACATACTTTTGGCTTTGAAAGCTAAGCATCTGTACCAGTTTTTCGTGAGCATAAAAATATGCGATCTCAGCTACTTCTATGCTTTTAATGGTTTGCCCGTAACTCACCATAAACCTCTTTCGGTATGTTGGTTTTTGCAGGCTTAGCATCAGGGCTTTCAGGTTTTGCTCTGGAACCTGTTGCTGACTTTTAAGCTGCTTATATTTTTCCAGGCTAGCTTGTAAGTCTCGCTTGCTCACAGGTTTGAGCAGATAGTCTATACTGTTCAGTTTGAATGCCTGAATTGCGTATTCATCGTAGGCGGTGGTAAAAATGATGGGAGTTTGCATATGAGTTATGCCTTGCTGTTGTAGGTGTTCAAATATCTTAAAAGAGACCCCATCGGCCAGGTGTATGTCTAAAAAGATAAGTTCGGCCTGGTATTGTTGCAACCACCTGACGGCTTTGTCTATAGTATCCAGTACATCCAGAACTTCAATGCGGGAGTCAAGAGCCTTAAGGTGGCGGATAAGCTTGTCGGCAGCAGGCTGTTCATCTTCTATAATAAGTACTTTCATATCAGTTTGGTTTGTATAGAAGTGGTAGGTGAGCTACGTACTGTCCATCTTCTTTATAAAATTTAGGCTTTTGCACAGAGAGCAGGCGATACTTTTCTTTAAGGTTATAGAGTCCTATCCCAGTGGAGCCTACCTCTTCCTGCCTCTTTTGAAAAGTATTGCGCACTATCAAATAGTTATTCTGTACTTCTATGAAAATACTGAGGGGGCTTTCGCGGCTAAAAGCATTGTGCTTGATAGCGTTTTCCAATAAAATTTGCAGACTGAGAGGTGGGAGGTACAACTCCCAGTGCTCCGAAAATACATTTTGGTGTACCTGTAATGCTTTGCCAAAACGTATCTGCTGTAAGTACATATAAGATTCTGCCATACTAAACTCATCCCGGAGGCTTACCAAATTTTTGTCTTTGATTTCCAGTATGTAGCGGTAAAAGCGCGCAAATTCATTAATAAACTCTTCTGCGGTGTCTGGCCTGCTGTGTACCAAAGAGGACAAGGTATTAAGACTGTTAAACAAAAAGTGAGGGTTAACCTGACTTTTTAGTGCTTCGTATTGGGTGCGTAAGTTTTCTTTTTGTAAGCTTTCGGCTTCTATTAAGGAAGCTTTCCATGCTCTGAAGAAGGCACTTCCTTCCATAACAGCGGTAGCA
This window of the Porifericola rhodea genome carries:
- a CDS encoding sensor histidine kinase, yielding MIPIRSPRLSRYRNILFAVAIMSLLIPGLYVIKTWVAGETWEALEQNHFWYSILFTFTVSAAIFAANITAVRKLDTWLPWNQYVAKRIALEIILTSFNAALIMLLWTYLYDQLFARSTDFYKSMLFNNLFIALIANAIATAVMEGSAFFRAWKASLIEAESLQKENLRTQYEALKSQVNPHFLFNSLNTLSSLVHSRPDTAEEFINEFARFYRYILEIKDKNLVSLRDEFSMAESYMYLQQIRFGKALQVHQNVFSEHWELYLPPLSLQILLENAIKHNAFSRESPLSIFIEVQNNYLIVRNTFQKRQEEVGSTGIGLYNLKEKYRLLSVQKPKFYKEDGQYVAHLPLLYKPN
- a CDS encoding MarC family protein, with translation MSWDLNINFALAMLAIANPIGLVPFWSELMSDTSRKVRKQVALLTTLSATAILLLFLNGSQMVMRFFSIDIPVFKVAGGLLLLQTAFSMVKGQATRLDERDEEGETYFEISKKRFRKVIVPLVVPMLSGPGTITTVVLYGSRASNMMDNVGMSVILVGTMFLLFLIFAFSHFLEKNIDNLVFVVMTRILGIIVAAIAMQFMLEGLGAIFPNWLEGQSTFDDPNSYGAKDNP
- the nuoK gene encoding NADH-quinone oxidoreductase subunit NuoK, with translation MIPLEHYFILSALLLCIGIAIVIVKKNAIVVLMGIELIFNAANINLIAFSQYDAFKLQGQVFSLFVIIVAAAEAAVAMAIVLKIYNFYKTANLNEVNSMKE
- a CDS encoding MarR family winged helix-turn-helix transcriptional regulator, whose protein sequence is MKLEEEIKQKKFASEHHKVIVNLMYTGNWVYSINKSFLKQYNLSPEQYNVLRILRGQYPNPSSVMLLNERMLDKMSNVSRIVEKLRLKHLLTRKECPADRRQVDITITEEGLKLLEKIDVSEFNEHAAKNLSEEEAAQLNHLLDKARG
- a CDS encoding LytR/AlgR family response regulator transcription factor gives rise to the protein MKVLIIEDEQPAADKLIRHLKALDSRIEVLDVLDTIDKAVRWLQQYQAELIFLDIHLADGVSFKIFEHLQQQGITHMQTPIIFTTAYDEYAIQAFKLNSIDYLLKPVSKRDLQASLEKYKQLKSQQQVPEQNLKALMLSLQKPTYRKRFMVSYGQTIKSIEVAEIAYFYAHEKLVQMLSFQSQKYVVDYTMQQLEDTLDPEQFFRINRKFIVNIDAIAQMHTYSKSRVKLDLKPQNQMEAVVSVERSPDFKAWLSR